A segment of the Aureliella helgolandensis genome:
TCTAATTTTAACTAGGCGGCTTGGCCGGTCCAGCCTGAAAGAGACAATAGTTGAGTTTCCATTCCTCAAATTTAGAGCTTATCATGGACTACCTGTTAACCTGTGACTGTGGGAGAAAGCATACCGTCTCCCGCAAGCAAGCCGACCAGTTGATCGAATGCTCCTGCGGACAATCGCTCCGCGTCCCCACGCTCCGAGGGCTGGCCAAACTGCCTCCAGCAACGGAGGGCGCCGACTCCCCCCCCGGTGACACCGCCGCCTCGACCATCTCCAAGAACGGGGAAAACCCCTGGAGTGGCTGGAGAGGCCCCTGCATGGCTGCCGCCTGCGGTGGCTTGATTGTGTCGCTCGCCTTTGCAAGTTGGTACCTGCTGCAACGCGTCAGCATCGACACCTCCTACACTACGGAGATGGAAATTGCCGAGGGAAATAAGATTTTCGACCTCTACACCCCGGAAGACATGAGCCTCGTTTGGCACAGCTTTGAGTCGCTGGGAATCGGCGCCAAAGAGCCACCATTGTTTATACGCTGGAATCGCTACGCCGAAGACCGGGCCCGGCGGGCTTCCATCGCCGGGGGAATCGCGGCCGCTTGTGGAATCGCAGCCGCCGGGATTTGGCTCTCTAGCCGACGACGCGTTTGAGGAACCAAGCCGCAATTTTTCAGCGCCCCGAACCTAGGCTTTCCTCTTGAGGATCACCAAGACGTCCTCGGTCGCCGAGTTGAGCAAAATGGGATGCTCAATCTCGTATGCAAAGTCGTAAAAATCCATGACCTCCCAATTGGACACTGAGGCTAACAAGCTCTGAAATTGCTTGACGTTATACGATCGCAGCTCCAAGACATCTTCGATCCGCATCGTTTCAGTCGGCTTGAAAACATCAAAGCGAATCCCGAATCGCTCGATCCGTTTTTTGGGATTTTTTTCGATGGGCCACATCGAAGTATTAATGGACAGTTGCCCACGCCGCGCCGACCAGGCCTCTTCATCCGTCGCTTCGCCGCGCGGCGTGAGGTGCAAGCCCAGGACATAGATCCCCCCCGGGCGAACCGCTTGAGCCACGCATTCCAAATGCGCTACCGCCAACTCTTCAGTCTGCAAATGGCGAAAACTGTTGATCGTGTTGAAGGCTGCGTCAAAGGGTTTGGGGACTTCGAAATCCGCCATGTCCCCCAACAGCACCCTTCCCTTGAGGCCCAGCCGCTCGAGACGCTTGTTGCAGTACTCAACAGCCAAGGGATTCAAATCGATGCCACCGACCCCAAAGCCCTTTTGGCCCATGCGATAGAGCAGGCGGCCGGTCCCACACGCAGGCTCAAAGACCTGGCGCACGGGCCCGTCGACGTACCGCGTAAAGGCCTGCTGAAGGAATCGCATCTCCGCTGCGGTATCGCTGCCAAAGACAAGATCGTAGTATGTGGGGAAGTCATAAATGCTAGCTTTAGTTTTTCGCATCCGAGCATCGTCCGGTGAAATTTGCCCCTCGTCAAGTAGCAGTGGTCGACAGATCGTCGCTGACGACCGAAAATGCACTCATCCAAGCTACGGGCAATCCTCCCTTCCCATCACCGCGCTCCCATCCAGTCGCCGAATCGAGACGAACTGGCCCCATTCGTCCCAACCCCGACTCCGCTGAAGGCCTGAGAATCCATGGAAGCTTTTGCTACCGCTGATCCAGCTAATTTGTCGACGCACGACCTACTCCGCGGTCGCGATCAGGTGCTGGAACAAATGGCTTGGGTTCGACAATATTCACTGCAGCTGATCGAATCTATCCCTGACGAGCTGTGGTATGTCGCCCCTGCAACCGCTCCAATCCACCTTGCGTGGCAAGTTGGCCACCTAGCTGTCTCCCAGTACGGGTTAATGCTCTTTCGACAGCGTGGCCGGCTCCCCGGTGACCTGGAGCTGATGCCGGGCTGGCTTCGCAAACAGTTCGGGCGTGGAAGCACACCAGCCCTCAGCAGACAAGGCATGCCCGCTCCAGCCGAGCTGCTCGAAAAACTCAACACCATCCACCATCGCGCCCTCTCGGAGGTCGCTGAATTATCAGCCGCGACCCTCGCTCAACCTACCGACATGCCTTACACGGGCTACCCAATCCAATTGGGAGCCCTCATGTTTTGCCCAATCCACGAATCGCTTCACGCCGGACAAATTGGACTCCTCCGCCGACTCCACGGCTTCGATCCAGTGCGCTAACCATGAACGATAAATGGGAGTTAGGCTCCTGAACTATTGGATCACCCCTCTTCAACTTACGAGCCAAATAAAATGACCAAATTCAAATGGATTGTCATTGGATTGCTTGCCTGCCTGTCGTTGATCATCGTCTTCCAAAACTTGGAACCGATCAACGTGCAGCTCCTATTCGTCAAAGTCAGCATGCCCCTAGCAGCCATGCTAACCATTACCTTGGTAGTCGGTTTTGTCTTGGGGCTGTTCGCCAGTGCGATATGGCGCATGCAATCCTGGCGGGCGCGTAGCAAGAAGGATGCAGCAACGCGGAAAGCCTCGGAAGGAAAGGCGTCTGAAGAAATGGTCTAGCTCCAACTCACAGCGCAACCT
Coding sequences within it:
- a CDS encoding SAM-dependent methyltransferase; this encodes MRKTKASIYDFPTYYDLVFGSDTAAEMRFLQQAFTRYVDGPVRQVFEPACGTGRLLYRMGQKGFGVGGIDLNPLAVEYCNKRLERLGLKGRVLLGDMADFEVPKPFDAAFNTINSFRHLQTEELAVAHLECVAQAVRPGGIYVLGLHLTPRGEATDEEAWSARRGQLSINTSMWPIEKNPKKRIERFGIRFDVFKPTETMRIEDVLELRSYNVKQFQSLLASVSNWEVMDFYDFAYEIEHPILLNSATEDVLVILKRKA
- a CDS encoding DinB family protein; the encoded protein is MEAFATADPANLSTHDLLRGRDQVLEQMAWVRQYSLQLIESIPDELWYVAPATAPIHLAWQVGHLAVSQYGLMLFRQRGRLPGDLELMPGWLRKQFGRGSTPALSRQGMPAPAELLEKLNTIHHRALSEVAELSAATLAQPTDMPYTGYPIQLGALMFCPIHESLHAGQIGLLRRLHGFDPVR
- a CDS encoding lipopolysaccharide assembly protein LapA domain-containing protein, translating into MTKFKWIVIGLLACLSLIIVFQNLEPINVQLLFVKVSMPLAAMLTITLVVGFVLGLFASAIWRMQSWRARSKKDAATRKASEGKASEEMV